A segment of the Melioribacteraceae bacterium 4301-Me genome:
TGTAGTTGAACTTTTTTGAAAAACAAACCATTTTTGGACTAAGAAATTATGTGATTAAGTAATGGAACTCATTTTATTTGTTTCAGACAATTTGTTTTTGTTAAAGCCTCTCGAACAACTTGCCGTAAGACCTACGTTTTACAACAATTGCATCTGTTGTTGTAACTAATTTACATCCTTACTTCTATCCTTAAAATATTTTTTAATTTTATTAAAGGGAAGTTAAATGGAAACAGTAAATCAAAACGTGTTTAATGCATTTGCAAAAGAATTATTAGCAAAAAGACAAACTCATTCTTGTACAGCCTCTTTGAAAATAGAAGCTATTGAATACCTTAATAGCATAATTGATTTCTTGTTCCCTCACTTTTCTAATAAAGTTTATTTAACGGAAGATGATGTGATTTCAAAGTTGCAGCTATTAAAAAGAGATCTTATTCAGCTAATAAAGCTACTCAATGGATTGGCGCCATTCAATACAGAAGAAATTGCTGAAATGTTTATACGAAAAATTCCAATTATTAATAAAATGCTTTGGCAAGATGCTCAATCTATTTACGAAGGTGACCCGGCTGCAGAAAGTATTGATGAAGTTATACTTGCTTATCCCGGTTTCTTAGCTATTACGATTTACCGAATAGCTCACGAAATTTACAAGCTTAAGGTTCCAATAATACCTAGAATTTTGACTGAACATGCGCATGAAAAAACTGGAATTGATATTCATCCCGGTGCAACAATTGATTCGCCATTTTTTATTGACCATGGAACAGGAATAGTAATTGGCGAAACAACAATTATTGGCAAGAACGTGAAATTATATCAAGGTGTTACATTAGGTGCATTAAGTGTAGATAAGAGTTTATCGCAAACAAAAAGACATCCTACAATAGAAGATGAAGTGATAATTTATTCACAAGCAGTAATTCTTGGCGGGAGTACTGTAATAGGAAAAGGAAGTGTAATTGGTGGAAATGCATGGATTACTCAAAGTATACCGCCAAATTCCGTTGTCTATAACAAAAGCGAAGTTAGAGTTCGCAGTAATATTGAATTAGAAAAAACAATTGATTTTATAATTTGAAAATGGAGTATAAAAATGAAAGTAGAAAATATTTTACAGACAATTGGTCAAACACCTCATTTAAAAATAAATAAACTCTTTGGCAGCGAACATGAAGTCTGGATTAAACTCGAACGAGCAAATCCTGGCGCAAGTATTAAAGATAGAATTGCACTGTCAATGATTGAAGATGCAGAGAAAAAAGGCATACTTAAAAAAGATAGTATAATTGTAGAACCAACATCAGGGAATACAGGCATTGGCTTAGCTATAGTATCGGCTGTTAAAGGTTATCAATTAATATTAGTTATGCCGGAGTCGATGTCAATTGAAAGAAGAAAAATTATGATGGCCTATGGTGCAAAATTAGAATTGACCCCTCGTGAAAAAGGGATGAAAGGTGCAATTGAAAGAGCAAATGAAATTGCTGCTAAGAATCCTAAAGTTTGGATACCTCAACAATTTGAAAATTATGCTAACGTAGAAATACATGTTAAAACTACAGCACAAGAAATTTTAAATGATTTCCCTGAAGGAATTGATTATTTAATAACGGGCGTTGGTACTGGAGGTCATATAACAGGTGTAAGTAAGGTATTGAAGTCAAACTTTGCTGAATTAAAAGTATTTGCAGTTGAACCAGCGGATTCACCTGTTCTTTCTGGTGGTGAACCTGGTCCACATTGGCTGCAAGGTTTGGGAGCGGGTTTTATCCCTAAGATATTAGATACTAAATTACTCGATGGAGTAATCACAATTACAAAAGAAGAAGCATTCAATTTTGCACAACGCGCTGCAAAAGAAGAAGGATTATTTGCAGGTATATCAACTGGAGCAGCTCTCGCAGCAGTCTCTAAAAAATTAAATGATATACCAAAAGGTAAAAAAATCTTAACGTTTAATTACGATACTGGCGAAAGATATCTTTCTATTGATGGACTGTGGATGTAAAAATTGATTAAGATAAAAGGATTATTTAATTAATTGTGAATTAACTCGATAAAAATATCAATTGGTTCGGCTTTTTAGAAATCTCATTAATTAAAATAACTTTATTAGCAAACTGGAGTAATTATCTCACCTTAAAGTTGTACAATAAAAAAAATACCATCTTACGCAACAAAAAATAATTGTAAAATATAATCTGTATTAACAAAGAATAAATTAATAATTTGCAACTCGAAAACAGAGGAAATGTGCTTACTCACGGACTCTTTGTACTTATTTTTTACATTCATTTTCTAACAAAGTGGAGGTTCAAAAATGAGGTTAATAATTCAGCCGAACTACGAAATGGTTTCTAAGTGGGCAGCTAACTATGTAGTAAAAAGAATATTGAACTTTAATCCTACTTCATCAAAAAGATTTGTATTGGGCTTGCCCACAGGGTCTTCACCTATTGGTATGTATAAAGAATTAATCAGATTAAATAAGTCGGGAATTGTTTCGTTTAAGTATGTTACTACTTTTAATATGGATGAATATGTTGGTTTGCCGGAGGACCATCCTCAAAGTTATCATTCTTTTATGTGGAATAATTTTTTTAATCATATCGATATTGACAGAAAATTTGTAAACATTCTTAACGGTAATGCAGAGAACCTGCAGAAAGAATGTGAGGACTACGAGAAAAAAATTAAAGAGGCTGGAGGTATTAAATTATTTGTAGGTGGGATTGGTCCTGATGGCCATATTGCATTTAACGAGCCAGGCTCTTCACTTGGTTCATTAACAAGAATTAAAACGCTTACAATGGATACTATAATAGCTAATTCGAGATTCTTTGATAACGATATTAATAAAGTACCTAAAATGGCATTAACTGTCGGTGTTAAAACTATCTTAGATGCTGAGGAAGTTATGATAATTGTAAGCGGGTTAAACAAAGCAAGAGCATTAGCTAAAGCTGTAGAAGAAGGTGTAAATCATATGTGGACTATTAGTACCTTGCAGCTGCATCCAAAAGCCATTATTATTTGTGATGAAGCAGCTACTTATGAATTAAAGGTAGGCACTGTTAAATATTTTAAAGATATTGAAGCAGAAAACTTACCGCCAGAAACATTGCTTAAAAATTTGACTTAACAGTGTTGATTTGAGCTAATGAGTAATGCTGTTAATTAATTTCTGGTAAACAAAGGGCTAATTAAATTTATGACACATTTACAATTTATTGACATAGTAGTAATTGTAGTCTACTTTTTAATAGTGTTTCTAATTGCTGCGTACTATTCAAGAAAAGCAGGAAAAGATACGGGTGAATTTTTCCTTTCGGGGAGAAATTTGCCTTGGTATTTAGCTGGCACCGCAATGGTTGCAACTACATTTGCAGCAGATACACCCTTAGCTGTAACAGAACTTGTAGCACGTAATGGAATTGCAGGTAATTGGCTATGGTGGAACATGTGTATTGGAGCTATGTTAACTGTTTTTCTTTTTTCTAAGTTGTGGCGCAGAGCAAATATAATGACCGATGTTGAGTTTGTTGAGTTGCGTTATGAGGGAAAACCTGCAGCGGTATTACGAGGCTTTAGAGCGCTTTATCTGGGCCTGCTTATGAATTCAATCGTTATTGGCTGGGTAAATAAAGCAATGGAGAAAATTTTTAGTGTTGTTTTCCCAAACTACGATGCGTTTTTTCTTGTGGCAATAATAGCAGTAATTATAGCTATCTACGCCTCGGCGGCTGGATTATTAGGAACAGCAAGAACAGATAGTTTTCAATTTTTGTTTGCAATGGTAGGATGCATAATACTTGCTGTAATAGTTGTAAACCTCCCTCAAGTTGGTGGAGTAGTTTTAATGAAAGAAAAACTGGCTCCGCAAGTTTTAGATTTCTTTCCTAAGATTTCAGATATAAATACTGAAGGCATAACAGGCGGCGTGCTTGCCTTAAGTGTAGGAGCTTTTATTGCTTATGTAGGCTTACAATGGTGGTCAAGTTGGTATCCTGGTGCTGACCCGGGCGGCGGCGGCTATATTGCGCAGCGTATGATGTCAGCAAAAGATGAAAAACATAGCCTGTTTGCAACTCTTTGGTTTACTATTGCTCACTATACAGTTAGACCTTGGCCTTGGATTTTAGTTGCCCTTGCAGCACTTATAATTATGCCTCGCACTAAAAGTGTGGATGAAATTAAACACGAAAACCCACTCTTGTACTCAAAAGTTGTGGAAGCTTTTAATAATAAATCACTCCTGAACTCAAATGATGAAATTTATAAAACAGCTGAGTTTAAAGATGTATATGAGAAATATGAAAATACAGTCGACCCGGGAGTTATGTACCCTAAATTAATGGTAAGATATTTACCTGAAGGATTATTAGGACTGCTAATCGCTGTTTTTTTAGCTGCTTATATGTCTACCATCTCGTCACAATTAAATTGGGGCACTTCGTATATAATAAATGATTTTTATAGAAGATTTATTACTAAAGGTGCTGATGAAAAACATTATGTAAAAATTTCTCGTATTGCAATTCTTGTTACTACTCTATTTTCTTTGGTTCTTACAAAATACGTTTTAACAACAATTTCTGGTGCGTGGGAATTTATTATTAATGCAAGTGCAGGGATGGGAGCCGTTCTTATTTTACGCTGGTATTGGTGGAGAATTAATGCTTGGTCTGAAATTACTGCTATGGTTGCACCACTAATTATTTATCCAATAGCTCGTTATAAGTTCGGTTTGCAACCGCCTCTTACTTTATACCCTACGGTTTTAGGTACTACTATAATATGGATTATTGCTACATATATTACAAAACCAGTATCTGAAACTAAGCTTATTGAATTCTACAAAAGAACTTATCCTGGTGGATTAGGCTGGAAAAGAATATCTGATAAGTTACCTGAAATAAAAACACAGAAAGGATTTTTAAGACTAATTATTAATTGGATCTTAGGAGTAATAATGGTTTACTCTGCTTTATTTGGGATTGGAAAAATAATCTTTGCAGATTTTATTGCTGGGCTTTCTTTTATTCTAATTGCCCTAATTGCAGCAATAATTATTTATTTTAACTTGAATAGGGTGGGATTCCAAACAGTTGTAAAATAATTTCAAGCAGATGCGTATGTTAAAGCACCTCGGAATTCAAAGAGCAATTATCAAAAAAGTATTTGAAATTAAGAATCATTATTCCTATATATAAAAAGTTGGTTAAACATAATTTAGAGGGAAAAGGATGAGTAAAATAAATAACGTAAATATAAATGGAATAAAATCCTTTGAAGAAATAATTAAAAATGACTCAGCTGCTGCAAAAAAAACACAAGTCATTGAAGGTGAGTGGATATTACAAGAAGGCGGAACTCAATTTGTTTCAAAAATTAAATTTGAAGGCGGTGAAACAGAATTTAAAGTTGATAACCCATCTTTTATGGGTGGTACAGGATCTTTGCCCGGTCCTTTGCATTATTGCTTTTTTGGACTTGCATCTTGTTACACAGGAACTTTCGCAACTATGGCTGCAATGTTAGGACTAAAATTAAAAAAGTTGACTACAAAAGTTGAAGCAAGTATAAACTTTTCAAAAGTTTTTGGCTTGGGCGACTTACCAATAATGGAAGAGGTAAGAGTTAAACTAAATGTGATAAGCGATGAACCAAAAGAGAAAATTAAACAAGCTGAAGAAATGGCTTTGCAAAGATGCCCAGTTGTTTTTACTCTTAAAAATCCAGTAAAGCTTATAGCGGATTTGGAAATTACAACACAATAAAAATAAGTTTTTTACAGAACTTTAAATTAAAACTCAGAGATACCCAAAAGAGCTCTGCAGTTATTTTATCATATATAAATTTTTGGGGGGATATTAATTATTCCCAGAATTAAAACGTAAAACGGTTCTTAAGGTTGCGGCTAAAACATTTCAATGGCAATAATCAAATCAATTTTCTTATCATTTTTATTAAGTTTTGTGTCGGAATTTTTTCCCATATAAATTTTATGTATACGCTAAACAAAGGTACTGTAAAGAATGTATGAATTAAAATTTGGTCTCGGTTATGATTAAAAAAGAACTCTTCGGTAAGCTTGATGATGTGAATG
Coding sequences within it:
- the epsC gene encoding serine O-acetyltransferase EpsC translates to METVNQNVFNAFAKELLAKRQTHSCTASLKIEAIEYLNSIIDFLFPHFSNKVYLTEDDVISKLQLLKRDLIQLIKLLNGLAPFNTEEIAEMFIRKIPIINKMLWQDAQSIYEGDPAAESIDEVILAYPGFLAITIYRIAHEIYKLKVPIIPRILTEHAHEKTGIDIHPGATIDSPFFIDHGTGIVIGETTIIGKNVKLYQGVTLGALSVDKSLSQTKRHPTIEDEVIIYSQAVILGGSTVIGKGSVIGGNAWITQSIPPNSVVYNKSEVRVRSNIELEKTIDFII
- the cysK gene encoding cysteine synthase A; this translates as MKVENILQTIGQTPHLKINKLFGSEHEVWIKLERANPGASIKDRIALSMIEDAEKKGILKKDSIIVEPTSGNTGIGLAIVSAVKGYQLILVMPESMSIERRKIMMAYGAKLELTPREKGMKGAIERANEIAAKNPKVWIPQQFENYANVEIHVKTTAQEILNDFPEGIDYLITGVGTGGHITGVSKVLKSNFAELKVFAVEPADSPVLSGGEPGPHWLQGLGAGFIPKILDTKLLDGVITITKEEAFNFAQRAAKEEGLFAGISTGAALAAVSKKLNDIPKGKKILTFNYDTGERYLSIDGLWM
- the nagB gene encoding glucosamine-6-phosphate deaminase, with protein sequence MRLIIQPNYEMVSKWAANYVVKRILNFNPTSSKRFVLGLPTGSSPIGMYKELIRLNKSGIVSFKYVTTFNMDEYVGLPEDHPQSYHSFMWNNFFNHIDIDRKFVNILNGNAENLQKECEDYEKKIKEAGGIKLFVGGIGPDGHIAFNEPGSSLGSLTRIKTLTMDTIIANSRFFDNDINKVPKMALTVGVKTILDAEEVMIIVSGLNKARALAKAVEEGVNHMWTISTLQLHPKAIIICDEAATYELKVGTVKYFKDIEAENLPPETLLKNLT
- a CDS encoding sodium:solute symporter family protein, encoding MTHLQFIDIVVIVVYFLIVFLIAAYYSRKAGKDTGEFFLSGRNLPWYLAGTAMVATTFAADTPLAVTELVARNGIAGNWLWWNMCIGAMLTVFLFSKLWRRANIMTDVEFVELRYEGKPAAVLRGFRALYLGLLMNSIVIGWVNKAMEKIFSVVFPNYDAFFLVAIIAVIIAIYASAAGLLGTARTDSFQFLFAMVGCIILAVIVVNLPQVGGVVLMKEKLAPQVLDFFPKISDINTEGITGGVLALSVGAFIAYVGLQWWSSWYPGADPGGGGYIAQRMMSAKDEKHSLFATLWFTIAHYTVRPWPWILVALAALIIMPRTKSVDEIKHENPLLYSKVVEAFNNKSLLNSNDEIYKTAEFKDVYEKYENTVDPGVMYPKLMVRYLPEGLLGLLIAVFLAAYMSTISSQLNWGTSYIINDFYRRFITKGADEKHYVKISRIAILVTTLFSLVLTKYVLTTISGAWEFIINASAGMGAVLILRWYWWRINAWSEITAMVAPLIIYPIARYKFGLQPPLTLYPTVLGTTIIWIIATYITKPVSETKLIEFYKRTYPGGLGWKRISDKLPEIKTQKGFLRLIINWILGVIMVYSALFGIGKIIFADFIAGLSFILIALIAAIIIYFNLNRVGFQTVVK
- a CDS encoding OsmC family protein, with amino-acid sequence MSKINNVNINGIKSFEEIIKNDSAAAKKTQVIEGEWILQEGGTQFVSKIKFEGGETEFKVDNPSFMGGTGSLPGPLHYCFFGLASCYTGTFATMAAMLGLKLKKLTTKVEASINFSKVFGLGDLPIMEEVRVKLNVISDEPKEKIKQAEEMALQRCPVVFTLKNPVKLIADLEITTQ